The Sphingobacterium bambusae genome includes a window with the following:
- a CDS encoding DUF5703 domain-containing protein, translated as MNRKSTFITFLILLWSLQQLQAQSFDWKGYHVLWTSPSKNSSESMPVGAGDIGLNVWVENGDVLFYLGKSGAFDENNTLLKLGRVRLNMSPNPFEGVAFRQELLLEKGQVAIAGQSNGVKAELLLWVDVHAPNVHVEIKADKKVELVATYENWRYKDLYPQKKENNANSWKWAPPKPVVTHRDSISAIPNGLLFFHQNKPETAFDIVVGQQKLESVKDSLLNPLYPLISGGILQGQHMLFDGYHHGRYLDTDFMGWRLKSQKAATTHRLQATLLVRQAAELSDWKKYVEQQTTKWSALPEVKQKAEKWWSNFWSRSYIAIHPSAKDTADAAWQIGRNYQLFRYMLACNAYGEYPTKFNGGLFTYDPSGVDSSFTFTPDFRNWGGGTHTAQNQRLVYWPMLKSGDLDMMASQFKFYQRIQRNAEWRSKVYWGHAGASFTEQLENFGLPNPAEYNWKRPKDYDPGLEYNAWLEYQWDTVLEFCMMMLETHNYGGQSIKGYLPFVESCIRFFDEHYQYRARQRGSKVLDQDGHLVFYPGSSAETYKMAYNASTTIAALRQVTSRLLLLPDQVLDTTQRAYFKTFLAKIPPLPTRTLDGKKMLAPAQVWARVNNTESPQLYPVFPWGIYGVGLPDIDVAQNAYWHDPDVQKFRSHVGWKQDNIFAARLGLTEEAKRLTLLKLGNADRRFPTFWGPGFDWVPDHNWGGSGMIGLQEMLLQTVEGQILLFPAWPKEWDVDFKLHAGQQTTVSGVLRNGKLMDLQVLPIERKKDVVNLLEQQM; from the coding sequence ATGAATCGAAAAAGTACGTTTATCACCTTCCTTATTCTTTTATGGTCTTTGCAGCAGCTCCAGGCGCAGTCGTTTGATTGGAAGGGCTACCACGTGCTGTGGACCAGCCCAAGTAAAAATTCATCCGAGTCGATGCCCGTAGGTGCTGGCGATATCGGCCTGAATGTGTGGGTGGAAAATGGTGATGTCCTGTTTTATCTGGGAAAGAGTGGCGCTTTTGACGAGAATAATACGTTACTGAAACTGGGACGTGTGCGTTTGAACATGTCGCCAAATCCATTTGAAGGCGTAGCGTTCCGGCAGGAACTGCTGTTGGAAAAGGGGCAAGTAGCTATTGCCGGGCAGAGCAATGGTGTAAAAGCCGAATTGCTCCTTTGGGTGGATGTGCACGCACCCAATGTGCATGTAGAGATAAAAGCCGATAAGAAGGTGGAGCTCGTAGCAACCTATGAAAATTGGCGCTACAAAGATCTTTATCCGCAAAAAAAGGAAAACAATGCCAACTCGTGGAAATGGGCGCCGCCGAAACCGGTGGTAACGCATCGGGACAGCATCTCTGCAATACCCAACGGCCTGCTGTTCTTTCACCAAAACAAACCGGAAACAGCTTTTGATATCGTCGTTGGACAGCAAAAGCTGGAATCGGTGAAAGACTCGCTACTCAATCCGCTCTACCCCCTCATATCGGGAGGTATCTTGCAGGGGCAGCATATGCTGTTCGATGGCTATCACCATGGACGTTATCTGGATACCGACTTTATGGGCTGGCGCTTAAAAAGCCAAAAGGCAGCCACGACACATCGGCTGCAGGCGACTTTGTTGGTACGCCAAGCTGCTGAGCTGAGCGACTGGAAAAAGTATGTTGAACAACAGACTACAAAATGGAGCGCGTTGCCTGAAGTGAAACAAAAGGCCGAAAAATGGTGGTCAAATTTTTGGTCGCGCAGCTACATCGCCATCCATCCGTCAGCCAAGGATACAGCAGATGCAGCATGGCAGATCGGGAGAAACTATCAGCTTTTTCGCTACATGTTGGCCTGCAATGCCTACGGCGAATACCCCACGAAGTTTAACGGTGGCCTCTTTACCTACGACCCTTCAGGAGTAGACAGCAGCTTTACATTTACGCCAGACTTTAGAAATTGGGGCGGCGGAACGCATACCGCGCAAAACCAGCGACTGGTATATTGGCCGATGCTCAAAAGTGGAGACCTAGACATGATGGCGTCGCAGTTTAAGTTTTACCAGCGCATACAGCGTAATGCAGAGTGGCGATCCAAGGTCTACTGGGGACATGCCGGGGCAAGTTTTACCGAACAGTTGGAAAACTTTGGACTACCCAATCCGGCAGAATACAACTGGAAACGCCCCAAAGATTATGATCCGGGATTGGAATATAATGCTTGGTTGGAGTATCAGTGGGATACGGTACTGGAGTTTTGTATGATGATGCTTGAAACCCATAACTACGGAGGCCAGTCGATCAAAGGCTACCTGCCTTTTGTCGAAAGCTGCATCCGTTTTTTTGATGAGCATTATCAATATCGCGCGCGACAACGCGGAAGCAAAGTGCTGGATCAGGATGGTCATCTCGTTTTTTATCCAGGATCATCGGCAGAGACCTATAAGATGGCTTACAACGCGTCGACCACAATAGCAGCCCTGCGGCAAGTGACCAGTCGGTTGCTGCTGCTGCCCGATCAAGTGCTGGATACTACCCAACGTGCTTATTTTAAAACTTTCTTAGCGAAGATTCCGCCATTGCCTACCCGAACATTGGATGGAAAGAAGATGCTAGCGCCCGCCCAAGTGTGGGCTCGGGTAAATAACACGGAATCTCCGCAGTTGTATCCAGTATTCCCTTGGGGGATATATGGGGTAGGCTTGCCGGATATCGACGTAGCGCAAAACGCCTATTGGCATGATCCGGATGTGCAGAAGTTCAGAAGCCATGTGGGCTGGAAGCAGGATAATATCTTTGCCGCTCGCCTTGGTTTGACAGAAGAAGCCAAGCGGTTGACCTTGTTAAAACTAGGCAATGCCGACCGCCGCTTTCCGACATTTTGGGGGCCGGGATTTGATTGGGTTCCCGATCATAACTGGGGCGGATCGGGGATGATCGGTTTACAGGAAATGCTGTTACAAACTGTGGAAGGTCAAATTCTATTGTTCCCTGCGTGGCCCAAAGAATGGGATGTAGATTTTAAGTTGCATGCTGGTCAGCAAACCACCGTAAGCGGGGTGTTGCGCAACGGAAAGCTGATGGATTTGCAGGTACTGCCCATCGAACGTAAGAAAGATGTGGTCAACTTACTCGAGCAACAAATGTAG
- a CDS encoding sialate O-acetylesterase, translating to MKKILTLLLLLAAVSLKAEVRLAAIFTDGMVLQQQKNVPIWGWAKPLSLVKVRTSWDNKTYQAKADKDGSWRQEVQTAKAGGPYAIQISADENISLADVWLGEVWLCAGQSNMEMPMKGYPAQPIMGSTEAILDSEDQQLRLYTVPRNPQLKPSADSKPSRWKVASPSTVANFSATAYFFGKRLRQQLKVPVGLIVSSYGGSNVEAWMDAAWLADQQDIKIPQQEEGLKDKNRVPTMLYNGMIHPLIGFGIKGIIWYQGESNYERPEAYEVLFPRMVTQYRKLWNDGQLPFYFTQIAPFDYASLPPFLLGGKYNSAYLRDAQRKSLKHIPHSGMAVTLDLGEENCIHPARKKEGGERLALLALGGSYGLEAVAYRSPSFDSLSIDGSTATLRFQDAPLGLTAFGKEITTLEIAGDNKVFYPATANIQGKTIVASSPRVPHPVAVRYAFRDFVVGEIFGVNGLPVGSFRTDDW from the coding sequence GTGAAAAAAATCCTCACCTTGCTGTTGCTCCTTGCAGCAGTGTCCTTGAAAGCTGAAGTTCGCCTCGCGGCGATTTTTACCGATGGGATGGTTTTACAGCAGCAAAAAAATGTGCCTATATGGGGCTGGGCAAAGCCCTTGTCCCTAGTGAAGGTACGAACCTCTTGGGATAATAAGACCTATCAGGCAAAAGCCGATAAAGATGGCAGTTGGCGTCAAGAGGTACAGACGGCCAAAGCTGGCGGTCCTTATGCAATACAAATTTCAGCGGATGAAAACATCTCGCTGGCCGATGTCTGGCTGGGCGAAGTTTGGTTGTGTGCTGGGCAATCGAACATGGAAATGCCGATGAAAGGATATCCTGCGCAGCCCATTATGGGAAGTACCGAAGCAATTTTGGATAGCGAAGATCAGCAGTTGCGCTTATATACCGTTCCGCGAAATCCACAATTGAAACCCTCAGCCGATAGTAAACCCTCACGATGGAAAGTCGCAAGTCCATCGACTGTGGCAAACTTTAGCGCAACCGCTTATTTCTTTGGCAAAAGGCTGCGCCAGCAGTTGAAGGTTCCGGTGGGGCTTATCGTGAGCAGTTATGGAGGCTCTAATGTGGAAGCTTGGATGGATGCCGCGTGGCTCGCTGATCAACAGGACATCAAGATCCCGCAGCAAGAAGAAGGATTGAAAGATAAGAATCGAGTGCCCACTATGCTCTATAACGGCATGATTCATCCCTTGATCGGTTTCGGGATAAAAGGCATCATCTGGTATCAGGGAGAATCCAATTACGAACGTCCTGAGGCGTACGAAGTTTTATTTCCGCGCATGGTAACGCAGTACAGGAAGCTGTGGAATGATGGTCAACTTCCCTTTTATTTTACGCAAATAGCACCCTTTGATTATGCTTCACTGCCGCCATTTTTATTGGGAGGCAAGTATAACTCCGCATATCTGCGCGATGCACAGCGAAAATCTTTAAAACATATTCCACATAGCGGCATGGCCGTGACATTGGATTTGGGGGAAGAAAATTGTATTCACCCAGCACGTAAAAAGGAGGGTGGCGAACGGCTTGCTTTATTGGCATTGGGTGGAAGCTATGGCTTGGAAGCCGTCGCTTACCGTAGCCCAAGCTTCGATAGCCTCTCCATTGATGGAAGTACGGCGACATTGCGTTTCCAAGATGCGCCCTTGGGGCTTACCGCTTTTGGTAAAGAAATTACGACGCTGGAAATCGCAGGTGATAATAAAGTTTTTTACCCAGCGACGGCAAACATACAGGGGAAGACGATTGTCGCGTCATCACCGCGTGTTCCACATCCTGTTGCAGTACGATATGCCTTTCGGGATTTTGTCGTAGGGGAAATATTTGGCGTAAACGGATTGCCCGTAGGTTCGTTCCGAACCGACGATTGGTAG
- a CDS encoding aceric acid hydrolase has translation MINKKIYGIGLALLCLSKGLSAQERAITNTSSSPFALQKAVDMGDVTWTKGFWADRTATCYEHMVPNLWEVYTRADISHAYRNFEIAAGLEQGEHKGPSFHDGDFYKTLEAVCALYAQTKDKKLLQMIDQVIPVIAKAQRADGYIYTKATIDQRNAGTNIEFQDRLSFESYNIGHLMTAGCIHYRVTGQRNLLDIAIKAADYLYGFYKKSNPTLARNAICPSHYMGTVELYRTTKEPKYLELAKHLVDIKGEIEDGTDDNQDRIPFRQQNKAMGHAVRASYLYAGVADLCAELQDTTLSNRLLNIWDDVVQHKMYITGGLGSLYDGTSPDGTSYDPTQVQKIHQAFGRDYQLPNLTAHNETCANIGNMLWNWRMTNLTGDAKYMDVLELALYNSVLSGISLDGDKFLYTNPLSFSHALPFQQRWSKKRVPYIALSNCCPPNVVRTIAEVANYAYGLSENTVWVNLYGGNVLDTKFNAKAIKIKQESNYPWDGDATFVVEEVPRDYQLKFRIPGWASQAEIHLNNKKVDFKVDKGYAQLAGGVKKGDRIRIHLPMEVEFMEANPLVEETRNQVAVKRGPVVYCLEQADVANEQDLFALKIKTAERFEPVHDAVLGQDLVFLEGKAYTDEAGQWNSLYRTLSKDEKKAVSVRLIPYFAWGNREFGDMSVWLPAR, from the coding sequence ATGATCAATAAAAAAATATACGGTATAGGCCTTGCGCTGCTCTGTTTAAGCAAGGGACTGTCCGCGCAGGAGCGTGCGATAACCAACACGAGTTCTAGCCCATTTGCGCTACAGAAGGCTGTGGATATGGGCGATGTAACTTGGACAAAAGGATTTTGGGCCGATCGGACGGCAACATGCTACGAGCATATGGTGCCCAATCTGTGGGAAGTGTACACTAGGGCCGATATCAGCCACGCTTATCGGAATTTTGAAATCGCCGCTGGACTTGAACAAGGCGAGCACAAAGGCCCTTCCTTCCATGATGGCGATTTTTACAAAACGCTGGAAGCCGTTTGCGCACTCTATGCACAGACTAAAGATAAGAAGCTCTTGCAGATGATCGATCAGGTGATCCCGGTCATTGCCAAGGCGCAGCGTGCCGATGGCTATATCTATACGAAAGCAACGATCGATCAGCGTAATGCGGGAACGAACATCGAGTTTCAGGATCGCTTGAGCTTTGAATCCTACAACATCGGGCATTTGATGACAGCCGGATGTATTCACTACCGCGTTACCGGGCAACGTAACCTGTTGGATATCGCCATCAAGGCGGCCGACTACCTGTATGGATTCTATAAAAAATCGAACCCTACCTTGGCGCGTAATGCGATATGCCCTTCGCACTACATGGGCACGGTCGAGCTCTACCGGACGACCAAAGAACCGAAATACCTGGAGCTGGCCAAACACTTGGTAGACATCAAAGGCGAGATCGAAGATGGTACGGATGATAACCAAGATCGCATCCCATTCCGCCAGCAAAATAAGGCGATGGGGCATGCCGTACGCGCTAGCTACCTGTATGCCGGCGTAGCCGATCTGTGTGCCGAATTGCAAGATACGACGCTGAGTAATCGACTTCTTAACATATGGGACGATGTTGTGCAACATAAAATGTACATCACCGGTGGTCTTGGTTCGTTGTATGACGGGACATCGCCCGATGGCACATCATATGACCCAACCCAAGTACAAAAGATACATCAAGCCTTTGGCAGAGATTACCAACTGCCCAATCTGACGGCGCATAACGAAACATGCGCCAATATTGGCAACATGCTGTGGAACTGGCGCATGACCAACTTGACGGGCGATGCCAAATATATGGATGTGTTGGAGTTGGCCCTCTATAATTCGGTGCTATCCGGAATAAGCTTGGATGGCGATAAATTTTTATACACCAATCCGCTCAGTTTCTCCCATGCGCTGCCTTTTCAGCAACGCTGGTCCAAGAAGCGTGTGCCCTACATTGCACTCTCCAATTGCTGCCCACCCAATGTGGTGCGTACGATAGCCGAGGTAGCAAACTACGCGTACGGCCTGTCGGAAAATACCGTTTGGGTAAACCTTTATGGGGGCAATGTGTTGGATACCAAGTTTAACGCGAAGGCCATCAAGATCAAACAGGAGTCTAATTATCCTTGGGATGGCGACGCTACTTTTGTCGTAGAAGAAGTACCTCGCGACTACCAACTGAAATTTCGTATCCCCGGATGGGCATCCCAAGCAGAAATTCATCTCAATAATAAAAAGGTAGATTTCAAGGTAGATAAGGGCTATGCACAGCTCGCAGGGGGGGTAAAGAAAGGCGATCGTATTCGTATCCACCTGCCGATGGAGGTGGAATTTATGGAGGCGAACCCATTGGTGGAGGAAACACGGAATCAGGTTGCTGTAAAACGCGGTCCTGTGGTCTACTGTTTAGAACAAGCAGATGTGGCTAATGAACAAGATCTTTTTGCATTAAAAATCAAGACAGCCGAACGGTTCGAGCCGGTTCATGATGCCGTGTTGGGACAAGATTTGGTCTTCTTGGAAGGAAAGGCATATACAGACGAAGCTGGACAATGGAATAGCCTGTATCGTACGCTTTCCAAGGACGAAAAGAAAGCCGTATCTGTACGGCTTATTCCGTATTTTGCTTGGGGTAATCGGGAGTTTGGTGATATGTCGGTTTGGCTGCCTGCCCGATAA
- a CDS encoding glycosyl hydrolase → MKIKSYILGGLLCCISALNAQIKGIPASLIALDEQSYQQAKPWVVWYFMHASYSKEGITADLQAMAANNIAGAYFTPIKGKTDPPLFEPATETLTPQWWEMFRHIVAEAKKYNIKIAMFPNDGFATAGGPWITAEKSMQKIVSADTVLSINGKSKLRIKLPQPQRNEGYYEDIALYAIAQRQWYKSSETSVPKVSNSYGEDLQRLAKKGNKQHFASSQPGWIQYEFDEPFVANTLKIEWNASNYQANRLQVLVSDDGKDFKLLTQLQSPRMGWLDWDNGVTHTLPQTKSKFYRFVYDPSGSQPGAEDLDIGKWKPSLKLLGITLFEEAKINQFEGKTGEIWRVSLPTSPADIQNENIIQAQDIRVLPAPSASGEVELDLPNGLWKILRVGHTSTGHKNETAGAGKGLECDKLDADIVAFQFEQWYGKAKQAVEPGLSKDVLTVFHIDSWESGSQNWTKRMPEEFQKRNGYALQDYLPVLAGYVVNSVEASEAFLHDYRETIAALLLDKGFATLRKMSDKYGVELTAETTAPVMTSDGLSHFSLTDRTMGEFWFRSPSHDKPNDVLDAVSGAHIYGKNVVMSEAFTQIRMQWDEHPRLLKPVQDLNYTLGVNNLAYHVYVHNPWRDRKPGMTLDGVGTYFQRDQLWWKPGKAWVNYAIRSHQLLQQGKPVRDVAVFIGEEVPRRALLPDRLVDVLPGIIGADRVARTAQKLANEGQPLQKIAAVTTSANMYNPVDWVDPLRGYAYDSFNPHALLQGAKVVDGAVQFSDHIAYKLLVVPDKHLLNPNPEASSLAVLSKFADLAEAGATILFQTKPSKLNGIVTAQDSAAFHTLLGRLFDGMHTDHGLQVKSLGKGKIYLGAYEGSDFKALGIAEDLIIDSKKNETIAWNHRHVDGVDSYFLSNQDSVAREVALSFRRKASHIYLYDAVIDKIRAVETRNDDGRIGVSVNFAPHQSLFILLSDKQLDLPVWKEQRAETLKGKWTMQLEGQEAKTMEQEVPAFWTDSEEETLRYHAGKGSYTLRFKQANKLKSKRTVLRLADVEGMAEVFLNGKEVGVIWAKPYEIDVTDELKKGENLLEINVYHTWGNRFGYEESGKAEQKMIQTTATPKFLKALQPAGLAGDVQLLWFEKGEK, encoded by the coding sequence ATGAAGATAAAAAGTTATATACTCGGAGGCCTGCTGTGCTGCATATCGGCGCTTAACGCGCAGATCAAAGGGATTCCGGCCTCACTGATCGCCTTGGACGAGCAGTCCTATCAACAGGCAAAACCTTGGGTCGTTTGGTATTTTATGCACGCCAGCTACTCCAAAGAAGGCATTACTGCGGATTTGCAGGCTATGGCCGCAAATAATATTGCAGGGGCCTACTTTACGCCCATCAAAGGAAAGACCGATCCGCCCTTGTTCGAGCCGGCAACCGAAACCTTAACGCCCCAGTGGTGGGAGATGTTCCGCCATATTGTCGCCGAGGCAAAGAAGTACAATATCAAGATCGCCATGTTTCCCAACGATGGTTTTGCCACCGCAGGTGGGCCTTGGATAACAGCAGAAAAATCTATGCAAAAGATTGTATCCGCAGATACGGTTTTGTCGATCAACGGAAAATCCAAGCTTCGTATCAAGCTGCCGCAGCCCCAACGTAATGAAGGCTATTATGAGGATATCGCGTTATACGCCATTGCGCAGCGACAGTGGTACAAAAGTAGCGAGACGAGTGTGCCCAAGGTGAGCAACAGCTATGGCGAAGATCTGCAACGCTTGGCCAAGAAAGGAAACAAGCAACATTTTGCAAGCTCCCAACCAGGCTGGATACAATATGAGTTTGACGAACCTTTTGTAGCAAACACCCTCAAGATCGAGTGGAACGCATCGAATTACCAAGCAAACCGCTTACAAGTTTTGGTGAGCGATGATGGTAAAGACTTCAAACTACTGACACAGCTACAATCCCCCCGGATGGGTTGGCTCGATTGGGACAATGGCGTTACGCACACCTTGCCACAAACCAAGTCAAAATTCTACCGTTTCGTGTACGATCCCAGCGGATCGCAGCCAGGAGCAGAAGATCTGGATATCGGCAAGTGGAAGCCTTCATTGAAGCTGTTAGGCATCACGCTCTTTGAAGAAGCAAAAATAAATCAGTTTGAAGGAAAAACGGGCGAGATATGGCGCGTTTCGCTACCAACATCGCCTGCCGATATCCAGAACGAAAACATCATTCAGGCACAAGATATTCGTGTACTTCCTGCACCATCCGCCAGTGGCGAAGTGGAACTGGATCTGCCAAATGGATTGTGGAAAATACTTCGCGTAGGGCATACCAGTACCGGACACAAAAATGAAACCGCTGGTGCGGGAAAGGGATTGGAATGCGATAAATTGGATGCCGATATTGTGGCCTTCCAGTTTGAACAGTGGTATGGAAAGGCAAAGCAAGCCGTCGAACCCGGTTTATCCAAGGACGTACTGACGGTCTTTCATATTGATTCCTGGGAATCGGGAAGTCAAAACTGGACGAAACGCATGCCTGAAGAATTTCAAAAGCGAAACGGTTACGCCTTGCAGGACTATTTGCCCGTGCTGGCGGGCTATGTCGTGAACAGTGTGGAGGCCTCCGAAGCATTTTTGCACGACTACCGCGAAACCATTGCAGCCCTCTTGCTCGACAAAGGTTTTGCAACCTTACGGAAGATGTCTGATAAATATGGTGTGGAACTTACGGCGGAAACAACCGCGCCCGTTATGACCAGTGATGGCCTTTCGCACTTTAGTTTAACCGATCGCACCATGGGCGAATTTTGGTTCAGAAGCCCGTCGCATGATAAACCCAACGATGTATTGGATGCGGTATCCGGGGCACATATCTACGGCAAGAATGTCGTGATGTCCGAAGCGTTTACACAGATCCGGATGCAATGGGACGAACACCCACGACTATTGAAGCCTGTGCAGGATCTAAATTATACCTTGGGCGTGAATAATTTAGCGTACCATGTGTATGTGCACAACCCCTGGAGGGATCGCAAGCCCGGTATGACGTTGGACGGTGTGGGCACTTACTTCCAGCGCGATCAGCTATGGTGGAAGCCGGGCAAAGCCTGGGTAAACTACGCTATTCGCAGCCACCAGTTGCTCCAACAAGGGAAGCCGGTGCGTGATGTGGCGGTATTTATCGGCGAAGAAGTGCCTCGGCGGGCACTCTTGCCCGATCGATTGGTAGACGTGTTGCCCGGGATCATCGGTGCAGATCGTGTTGCACGCACGGCGCAGAAACTGGCCAACGAAGGACAACCTTTACAAAAAATTGCTGCGGTGACTACTTCCGCCAATATGTACAATCCGGTAGATTGGGTAGATCCGCTGCGCGGATATGCCTATGATTCGTTTAATCCACATGCATTGCTACAGGGCGCAAAAGTGGTTGATGGTGCAGTCCAGTTTTCAGACCATATCGCCTACAAGCTATTGGTCGTGCCGGACAAGCACCTGTTGAATCCTAACCCGGAAGCGAGCTCACTGGCCGTGCTGTCCAAGTTTGCCGATTTGGCGGAAGCTGGAGCGACGATCTTGTTCCAAACCAAGCCTAGCAAACTAAATGGAATTGTTACAGCACAGGATTCAGCTGCTTTTCATACGCTATTGGGCCGCTTATTTGATGGGATGCATACAGATCATGGTTTGCAGGTCAAAAGCCTGGGGAAGGGAAAGATCTATCTGGGCGCTTATGAAGGTAGCGACTTTAAGGCACTGGGTATTGCAGAAGATCTGATTATCGATAGTAAGAAGAACGAGACGATCGCTTGGAACCACCGACATGTGGACGGTGTAGACAGCTATTTCCTGAGCAATCAGGATAGTGTAGCACGTGAAGTAGCGCTTTCTTTCCGTAGAAAAGCATCCCATATTTACTTGTATGATGCGGTGATTGATAAAATACGTGCTGTAGAAACAAGAAATGATGATGGCCGTATCGGCGTTTCCGTAAATTTTGCTCCTCATCAATCGTTGTTTATACTCTTGAGCGACAAACAGCTAGATCTGCCGGTTTGGAAAGAACAACGGGCCGAAACTTTAAAGGGCAAGTGGACAATGCAGCTCGAAGGCCAGGAAGCGAAAACAATGGAGCAAGAAGTTCCTGCATTTTGGACCGATTCGGAAGAAGAAACCCTGCGCTACCATGCAGGCAAAGGGAGCTATACCTTACGCTTTAAACAGGCCAATAAATTGAAAAGTAAGCGGACAGTACTTCGCTTAGCCGATGTGGAAGGGATGGCCGAAGTGTTCCTAAATGGAAAGGAAGTGGGTGTGATCTGGGCAAAGCCTTATGAAATAGATGTCACGGACGAATTGAAAAAAGGTGAAAATCTATTGGAAATAAACGTTTATCATACTTGGGGCAATCGATTTGGCTATGAAGAAAGTGGCAAGGCCGAGCAGAAGATGATACAGACGACGGCGACGCCAAAATTTCTGAAAGCGTTGCAACCGGCGGGATTAGCAGGAGATGTGCAGTTGCTTTGGTTTGAAAAAGGGGAAAAATAG